AACCAGATTTGAGAAAACAATCCAGATTATGGTAATGAGAGTTCATGTTCACGGTAAAATACTTCCTAGTTCACATGAGCAACATTCGAATGCGACAACCATTCACATTTCTCCACATTGCACAATAACGATTGGAATTTTCGGCACATTATTTGGACCGGTTGGAACTGCCTCAATCTTCCGAAGTACCAGCATGCCTTCATAAACACGCCCTGTAAAGACAAAGACACAAATGAAATTAGGTCAACTAAATGTAAGAGACGATCTATTTTCTTTGAGTAATGTTCGCAGCGGTTGTAGGTTCTTTTGAATTCTGTACTGAATTTTGGTCAATTAGCCAAAGTAAGAATACCCAtatcaatgaaagaatgaaGCTGTGACCAAACCAATACAGCTGAAAGGCTTAACTATGTGCGGAAAAATATTGTACCTACCAAAGACAACATGTTTTCTGTCTAAGAATTCACATTTAGCACAGGTGATGAAGAACTGACAACCGTTGGTGTTTGGTCCACTGTTAGCCTACGGAGAAAGAGACATAATTCAATAACATGAGAGTGAAAATATTTTGAGGTGGCGCTTCTCTCTAGACTTGGGCCTCTAAGTTACTGAGTCTAAGGCCGGGATTACAATCAAGAGCTTGCTTATAGAGGCATAGCCAGGAAATTGGGAGGTCAATATCTGGATGCTTTGATGTGCAATTTTATAGCAATTCATGCCTCGTAATcatgaatcaaaaacatctgAGCAGGGGGTCTGGACACCTAAAGAATTTCACTGACAACTGTAACGTCTCTGGGTTTAGTTTTGAACTTGATAAAGAAATGCTTACCATAGAGAGCATGCcaggtctatcatgttttaaCTTAAAGTTCTCATCAGCAAATGCTTGTCCGCCATAAATGCTTGTTATACCAGTACCATCTTTCTGAAATTGGATGTGAATCTAGTGAAACTCGAAGTGAAAATCTGAAATAGACTTGTTACAGTAgtaaaaatgtccaaattttccaatgcattttcagttaaattcaaAACTTTTAACGCATATTGGTAAAAGTGGGCATATCATTTCCTGATGAAACTCTTGACAGTGGTCGAGGGCCGAGCATCAACTTGCAACTTCAAGTACAATATTTTGTTTGATCAACATCGACATATGGACTTACTTTGTAAATATCACCGCCTTGTACCATAAATTCTTTGATAACTCTGAAACAAAAGCAGCAAAGATGAGGAGCTTACAAAGAACTGTAAAATCGCTCAAACAACCCAGATTCACAAAAAGTACTTTTACTGACAAAGGATTTCGGTGAGTCAATAGAATTGTCTGAAGAATATCTGGTGAGGCCATATAAACCAGAATATTTCAAATCGGACCTTCTCAAAAGTTGCACTGTTTTCTGCCGATGGTGACTATTAGACATATAAGCAACAGGTACAGCCACTATTTGTCAGACCGAAATATAAACCAATATTACCTGTGAAATGTGCAGTTTTTGTATCCTACAGGTTGTCCATCCTTTCTGTAC
The sequence above is a segment of the Lineus longissimus chromosome 12, tnLinLong1.2, whole genome shotgun sequence genome. Coding sequences within it:
- the LOC135496858 gene encoding peptidyl-prolyl cis-trans isomerase H-like → MTFPDRRDPDNPIVFFDIKIGGSDPERIKFELFADVVPRTAENFRQFCTGEYRKDGQPVGYKNCTFHRVIKEFMVQGGDIYKKDGTGITSIYGGQAFADENFKLKHDRPGMLSMANSGPNTNGCQFFITCAKCEFLDRKHVVFGRVYEGMLVLRKIEAVPTGPNNVPKIPIVIVQCGEM